A single genomic interval of Burkholderia sp. HI2500 harbors:
- a CDS encoding NAD(P)/FAD-dependent oxidoreductase produces MKQERLSVDVAIVGAGPAGLSAARAAARSGATVAIVDDNPRAGGQIWRQGAAAMPTPAAAERLAVLRQPNVTHLAATRIVAETQPGTLLLEDDERGLLLDFRTLILCCGARELLLPFPGWTLPGVTGAGGLQALIKYGLDVRGQRTVIAGSGPLLLASAATARQAGARVSHVLEQAAWGDVAGFGAGLWRWPSKLAQAAKLVTAAYRPDAHVVEAFGDKRLERVRIRQGDREFDVDCDRLACGFGLVPNTALPSHLGCRIDDGAVAVDVHQRTSRDGVFAAGECTGVGGSELAMVEGEIAGLAATGQTAPLAALVTQRAHWQVFADAVRERFAIRESIRRLARADTLLCRCEDVRFDAVAQAPGWTAAKLQSRCGMGACQGRVCSAAAQALFGWTPPMPRTPLVPARVGTLMLDGTASCDGA; encoded by the coding sequence ATGAAACAGGAACGATTGAGCGTCGACGTCGCGATCGTCGGCGCGGGGCCGGCCGGGCTGTCGGCCGCGCGGGCCGCCGCACGCAGTGGTGCGACGGTTGCGATCGTCGACGACAACCCGCGGGCGGGCGGGCAGATCTGGCGGCAAGGCGCGGCGGCGATGCCGACGCCGGCCGCCGCCGAGCGGCTCGCCGTATTGCGGCAGCCGAACGTCACGCATCTCGCGGCGACGCGCATCGTCGCCGAAACGCAGCCGGGCACGCTGCTGCTCGAAGACGACGAACGCGGGCTGTTGCTCGATTTCCGCACGCTGATTCTCTGCTGCGGCGCACGCGAGCTGCTGTTGCCGTTTCCGGGCTGGACGCTGCCGGGTGTTACCGGCGCGGGCGGCTTGCAGGCGTTGATCAAGTACGGCCTCGACGTGCGCGGGCAGCGCACGGTGATCGCGGGCAGCGGGCCGCTGCTGCTGGCGAGCGCGGCGACGGCCCGTCAGGCTGGCGCGCGCGTGTCGCACGTGCTCGAACAGGCCGCATGGGGCGACGTGGCCGGTTTCGGGGCAGGGCTGTGGCGCTGGCCGTCGAAGCTCGCGCAGGCCGCGAAGCTCGTCACCGCCGCCTATCGGCCTGATGCGCATGTCGTCGAGGCGTTCGGCGACAAGCGGCTCGAACGCGTGCGGATTCGTCAGGGCGATCGCGAGTTCGACGTCGACTGCGACCGGCTCGCGTGCGGCTTCGGCCTCGTGCCGAACACCGCGCTGCCGAGTCATCTCGGCTGCCGGATCGACGATGGCGCGGTGGCGGTCGATGTGCACCAGCGCACGAGCCGCGATGGTGTTTTTGCGGCGGGTGAGTGCACGGGCGTCGGCGGCAGCGAACTGGCGATGGTCGAAGGCGAAATCGCCGGTTTGGCGGCGACCGGGCAGACGGCGCCGTTGGCCGCGCTGGTTACGCAACGGGCGCACTGGCAGGTGTTTGCCGATGCCGTACGCGAGCGCTTTGCGATCCGCGAATCGATCCGCCGGCTCGCGCGGGCCGACACGTTGCTGTGCCGTTGCGAGGACGTGCGTTTCGATGCCGTCGCGCAAGCGCCGGGCTGGACGGCCGCGAAACTGCAGTCACGTTGCGGGATGGGCGCGTGTCAGGGGCGCGTGTGTAGCGCGGCTGCGCAGGCGCTGTTCGGCTGGACGCCGCCGATGCCGCGTACGCCGCTCGTGCCCGCGCGGGTCGGCACGCTGATGCTGGACGGTACGGCATCCTGCGACGGCGCGTGA
- the maiA gene encoding maleylacetoacetate isomerase, with product MQLHSFFNSSTSYRVRIALALKGLPYDTLPVNIRTGEHREAAYVANVNPSAAVPALVDGDFRLGQSLAILDYLDQIQPTPRLIPLELHHRARVLELATLIACDIHPVNNLRVLRYLDTELKVTPQQKTAWYRHWIAEGMAAVERLLARADDGPWCFGDTPTLADVCLVPQVANALRMDCDLSAYPRSLAVYEHARHEPAFEAAQPQRQPDYVA from the coding sequence GTGCAACTGCATAGCTTCTTCAACAGTTCGACGTCCTACCGGGTGCGCATCGCGCTCGCGCTGAAAGGGCTGCCGTACGACACGCTGCCGGTGAACATCCGCACCGGCGAGCATCGCGAGGCGGCGTACGTCGCGAACGTGAACCCGTCGGCCGCGGTGCCGGCGCTGGTCGATGGGGATTTTCGTCTCGGGCAGTCGCTCGCGATCCTCGATTACCTCGACCAGATCCAGCCGACGCCTCGACTGATTCCGCTCGAACTGCACCATCGTGCGCGCGTGCTGGAACTCGCGACGCTGATCGCATGCGACATCCATCCGGTCAACAACCTGCGCGTGCTGCGCTATCTCGACACCGAGTTGAAGGTCACGCCGCAGCAGAAGACCGCGTGGTACCGGCACTGGATCGCGGAAGGGATGGCCGCCGTCGAGCGGCTGCTCGCGCGCGCGGACGACGGCCCGTGGTGCTTCGGCGACACGCCGACGCTCGCCGACGTATGCCTCGTGCCGCAGGTCGCGAACGCGTTGCGGATGGATTGCGACTTGAGCGCGTATCCGCGCAGCCTCGCGGTATATGAACACGCGCGGCACGAGCCGGCGTTCGAGGCCGCGCAACCGCAGCGGCAACCGGATTATGTCGCGTAA
- a CDS encoding LysR family transcriptional regulator — protein MDWTHRLRLRHLQVLLSLAGTGNLSQSAVALATTQPALSKWLKELEEDVGLPLFERHARGLRPTPYGEALIEHARRVEAQLDVARDDMAALREGGSGLVTIGTSGVAAADTVPLAVSQLLKRMPRAQVRMTESTMNQLMPQLARSELDIVVGRSGSTSVDPLLHAEALYVDPVVFVARPGHALAGATSVGWDDVLAYSWIVWPSGTPVHNALEAALSAAGRVRPPHCVESNSSILNLTLLNNTDLLGVASHRAAQRFAQLNAIRILPMQLEGQGAVSMYWHPDSANRAAVAATIECLRACAAPQVGGWEKVKVE, from the coding sequence ATGGACTGGACCCACCGGCTGCGACTGCGGCATCTGCAGGTACTGTTGAGCCTTGCCGGCACCGGCAATCTGAGCCAGTCGGCGGTCGCGCTCGCCACCACGCAGCCCGCGCTGTCGAAATGGCTGAAGGAACTGGAAGAGGATGTCGGGCTGCCGCTGTTCGAACGGCATGCGCGCGGCCTGCGGCCGACGCCGTACGGCGAAGCGCTGATCGAGCATGCGCGCCGCGTCGAAGCGCAGCTCGACGTCGCACGTGACGACATGGCTGCGCTGCGGGAAGGCGGCAGCGGCCTCGTGACGATCGGCACGTCCGGCGTGGCGGCGGCCGACACGGTGCCGCTCGCGGTGTCGCAGTTGCTGAAACGGATGCCGCGAGCGCAGGTGCGGATGACCGAAAGCACGATGAACCAGCTGATGCCGCAGCTCGCACGCAGCGAACTGGATATCGTCGTGGGCCGCTCGGGATCGACCTCCGTCGATCCGCTGCTGCATGCCGAAGCGCTGTATGTCGATCCGGTCGTGTTCGTCGCGCGGCCCGGCCACGCGCTCGCCGGTGCAACGTCGGTCGGCTGGGACGACGTGCTCGCCTACTCGTGGATCGTGTGGCCGTCGGGCACGCCCGTGCACAACGCGCTGGAGGCCGCGCTGTCGGCCGCCGGCCGCGTGCGGCCGCCGCACTGCGTCGAATCGAATTCGTCGATCCTCAACCTCACGCTGCTGAACAACACCGACCTGCTCGGCGTGGCATCGCACCGCGCTGCGCAGCGCTTCGCGCAATTGAACGCGATCCGGATCCTGCCGATGCAGCTCGAGGGCCAAGGCGCGGTGTCGATGTACTGGCACCCCGACAGCGCGAATCGCGCGGCCGTGGCCGCGACGATCGAGTGCCTGCGCGCCTGTGCGGCGCCGCAGGTCGGCGGATGGGAGAAAGTGAAGGTGGAATGA
- a CDS encoding cytochrome-c peroxidase gives MSEGVRCDGRHAGGLQTLRTLATAVVFTGLTLAAHAAPAETVLLPGAPPSRVVDTIGNGTPQVTGKIDAATARFAPDPTLVALGRRIFFDPRLSEPRGMSCAGCHDPGRAFAPTLSAASLAGPGVPEGSRPGRFSQRNAPSLLYVRYVPRRHFYQDDDAPAPSPFGGLFSDGRADTLAEQIRGPLFDPNEMNNRSPAALLRKVDATELAPDLAARFGAPVRRDPEQLVHAMGLAVEAYLQSDEMAPFTSRFDVFLRTRKPLAPAEMRGLALFRNPDKGNCMSCHTLSETSSRPERSLFTDFGYDAIAVPRNRALPANRDPRHFDNGLCDTARRLRWPEPTQWCGYLRTPGLRNVAVKQTFMHNGVFTTLRDAVAFYNTRSTDPGFWYHGARTFDDVPAAYRGNINVNSTPMNRRPGTPPALSDAEIDDIVAFLGTLTDARYTKVAAPVAPAAPAGRITRTTVPAR, from the coding sequence GCACGCTAGCCACGGCGGTCGTATTCACCGGCCTGACGCTCGCGGCTCACGCCGCGCCGGCCGAAACGGTCCTGCTCCCCGGCGCGCCGCCTTCGCGAGTGGTCGACACGATCGGCAACGGCACGCCGCAGGTGACGGGCAAGATCGATGCGGCGACCGCCCGCTTCGCGCCCGACCCGACGCTCGTCGCGCTCGGCCGCCGGATCTTCTTCGATCCGCGGCTGTCCGAGCCGCGCGGCATGTCGTGCGCGGGCTGCCACGATCCGGGCCGCGCGTTCGCGCCGACGCTGTCGGCCGCCTCGCTCGCGGGGCCCGGTGTGCCGGAAGGCAGCCGGCCCGGGCGTTTCAGCCAGCGCAACGCGCCGTCGCTGCTCTATGTGCGTTACGTGCCGCGCCGCCACTTCTACCAGGATGACGACGCACCCGCGCCGTCGCCGTTCGGCGGCCTGTTCAGCGATGGCCGCGCGGATACGCTCGCCGAGCAGATCCGCGGGCCGCTGTTCGATCCGAACGAGATGAACAACCGGTCGCCGGCCGCGCTGCTGCGCAAGGTCGACGCGACCGAACTCGCGCCCGATCTCGCCGCACGTTTCGGCGCGCCGGTGCGGCGCGATCCCGAGCAACTGGTGCATGCGATGGGCCTGGCCGTCGAGGCCTATCTGCAGAGCGACGAGATGGCGCCGTTCACGTCGCGTTTCGATGTTTTCCTGCGCACGCGCAAGCCACTCGCGCCGGCCGAAATGCGCGGCCTCGCGCTGTTCCGGAATCCCGACAAGGGCAACTGCATGAGCTGCCATACGCTGTCGGAGACGTCGAGCCGCCCGGAGCGTTCGCTCTTCACCGATTTCGGCTACGACGCGATCGCGGTGCCGCGCAACCGCGCGCTGCCGGCGAACCGCGATCCGCGCCATTTCGACAACGGGCTGTGCGACACCGCACGTCGGCTGCGCTGGCCCGAGCCGACGCAATGGTGCGGCTACCTGCGCACGCCGGGGCTGCGCAACGTCGCGGTCAAGCAGACGTTCATGCACAACGGCGTGTTCACGACGCTGCGCGACGCGGTCGCGTTCTACAACACGCGCTCGACCGACCCGGGCTTCTGGTATCACGGGGCCAGAACGTTCGACGACGTGCCGGCCGCCTACCGCGGCAACATCAACGTCAACTCGACGCCGATGAACCGTCGGCCGGGCACGCCACCCGCACTGAGCGACGCGGAAATCGACGACATCGTCGCGTTCCTCGGCACGCTGACCGACGCGCGCTACACGAAGGTTGCGGCTCCTGTGGCGCCCGCCGCTCCTGCTGGCCGGATCACGCGAACCACCGTACCGGCTCGCTGA
- the gtdA gene encoding gentisate 1,2-dioxygenase, protein MTTHPDASRAAYYARIAEQRLAPLWESLHNLVPKTPQPAAQAAIWKYAQVRDLVMQAGSVISAEEAVRRVLVLENPGLPGKSSMTPTLYAGLQLILPGEIAPSHRHTQSALRFIVEGRGAWTAVNGERTTMYPGDFIITPSWAWHDHGNPSEEAGGEPVVWLDGLDIPLLANLDAGFAENYPEAVQPVNRPEGDSFARFGHNMVPVRHRVSDPTSPVFSYPYARTREALDALYRNGELDAWDGVKLRYVNPATGGWPMPTIATFMQFLPAGFDGRTYRSTDATIYCVVEGRGTAHIGGVAFDFEPHDIFVAPSWAPVRLSASSDSVLFSYSDRPVLSALNLLREARD, encoded by the coding sequence ATGACGACCCACCCGGACGCGTCGCGCGCCGCCTACTACGCACGGATCGCCGAGCAACGCCTGGCGCCGCTGTGGGAATCGCTGCACAACCTCGTGCCGAAAACTCCGCAGCCGGCCGCGCAGGCCGCGATCTGGAAGTACGCGCAGGTGCGCGACCTCGTGATGCAGGCCGGCAGCGTGATCAGCGCGGAAGAAGCCGTGCGCCGGGTGCTGGTGCTGGAGAACCCGGGGCTGCCCGGCAAGTCGAGCATGACGCCGACCCTGTACGCGGGCCTGCAGCTGATCCTGCCGGGCGAGATCGCGCCAAGCCACCGGCACACGCAGTCGGCGCTGCGCTTCATCGTCGAAGGGCGTGGCGCGTGGACGGCCGTGAACGGCGAACGCACGACGATGTATCCGGGCGACTTCATCATCACGCCGTCGTGGGCTTGGCATGACCACGGCAACCCGTCGGAGGAAGCGGGCGGCGAGCCGGTCGTATGGCTCGACGGGCTCGACATCCCGCTGCTCGCGAATCTCGACGCAGGCTTCGCGGAGAACTACCCGGAAGCCGTGCAGCCGGTGAATCGCCCGGAAGGCGACAGCTTCGCGCGCTTCGGTCACAACATGGTGCCGGTGCGGCATCGCGTGAGCGATCCGACGTCGCCGGTGTTCAGCTACCCGTATGCCCGCACCCGCGAAGCGCTCGACGCGCTGTACCGGAACGGCGAGCTCGACGCGTGGGACGGCGTGAAGCTGCGCTACGTCAACCCCGCGACGGGCGGCTGGCCGATGCCGACGATCGCGACCTTCATGCAGTTCCTGCCTGCCGGTTTCGACGGCCGCACGTACCGCAGCACCGACGCGACGATCTACTGCGTCGTCGAAGGCCGCGGCACCGCGCATATCGGCGGCGTTGCATTCGATTTCGAGCCACACGACATCTTCGTCGCGCCGTCGTGGGCGCCGGTGCGGCTGTCTGCGTCGTCCGACAGCGTGCTGTTCAGCTATTCCGACCGGCCTGTGCTGTCCGCGCTGAACCTGCTGCGCGAAGCGCGCGACTGA
- a CDS encoding 2Fe-2S iron-sulfur cluster-binding protein: MIIHLDGRALTVADGATVAAAVAASGDDTTRVSCTGAARAPFCGMGICQECRMTIDGRRRLACQTLCRDGMQVERTR; the protein is encoded by the coding sequence ATGATCATTCATCTGGACGGCCGCGCGCTGACGGTGGCCGACGGCGCGACCGTCGCGGCCGCCGTCGCGGCGAGCGGCGACGACACGACGCGCGTGTCGTGCACGGGTGCGGCGCGTGCGCCGTTTTGCGGGATGGGAATCTGCCAGGAGTGCAGGATGACGATCGACGGACGCCGCCGGCTGGCCTGCCAGACGCTGTGCCGCGACGGAATGCAGGTGGAGCGCACGCGATGA
- a CDS encoding fumarylacetoacetate hydrolase family protein, translated as MTFVFPPEAPVALPVAGSDAQFAVRRVYCVGRNYAAHAREMGFDPDREPPFFFCKPADSIVPVAYGDTLDLAYPSQTQNYHYEAELVAVIGKGGSDIPLEHALEHVWGYAVGLDMTRRDLQMKMREMGRPWEIGKAFDRSAPIGPVHPASDVGHFEQGGLWLTVNNATKQKSDVSHLIWSVAETVADLSKFFRLEPGDVIFTGTPEGVGAVVAGDVMKVGVERLGELTVRVV; from the coding sequence ATGACTTTCGTTTTCCCGCCCGAAGCGCCCGTGGCGCTCCCCGTTGCCGGCAGCGACGCGCAGTTCGCGGTACGCCGTGTGTATTGCGTCGGTCGCAACTACGCGGCCCATGCACGTGAAATGGGCTTCGATCCCGATCGCGAGCCGCCGTTCTTCTTCTGCAAGCCGGCCGACTCGATCGTGCCGGTCGCGTACGGCGACACGCTCGACCTCGCCTATCCGTCGCAGACGCAGAACTATCACTACGAAGCCGAGCTTGTCGCGGTGATCGGCAAGGGCGGTTCGGACATCCCGCTCGAGCACGCGCTCGAACACGTGTGGGGCTACGCGGTCGGCCTCGACATGACGCGCCGCGACCTGCAGATGAAGATGCGCGAGATGGGCCGTCCGTGGGAAATCGGCAAGGCATTCGACCGCTCGGCGCCGATCGGGCCCGTGCATCCGGCGAGCGACGTCGGTCACTTCGAACAGGGCGGCCTGTGGCTGACCGTCAACAATGCGACGAAGCAGAAGAGCGACGTGTCGCACCTGATCTGGTCGGTCGCGGAAACGGTGGCCGACCTGTCGAAGTTCTTCCGCCTCGAACCGGGCGACGTGATCTTCACGGGCACGCCCGAAGGCGTCGGCGCGGTGGTCGCGGGCGACGTGATGAAGGTCGGCGTCGAACGGCTCGGCGAGCTGACCGTGCGCGTGGTCTGA
- a CDS encoding MFS transporter, with product MADTLSIDVSEWIDRHRVAPFQAAIVVLCFLIVAIDGFDTASIGFIAPVIRAEWGLSPAQLAPVFGAGLAGLMAGALVFGPFGDRFGRKRLLLACVACFGIASAASASAGGLTELIAWRFVTGLGLGGAMPNAITLTSEYCPARRRSLLVTTMFCGFTIGSALGGLAAASLIEHHGWRAVLVVGGAAPLLLLPVLAWRLPESVRYLVNAGAARERIAAMLGRIAPDPHLANASFIAPDGKPAGSPLGRLFGADLLRGTLLLWLTFFMSLLVIYLLSSWLPTLLRTTGATLQTAARVTAMFQIGGTLGAIVLGGLMDRFDPHRVLACSYAAAGVFVAAIGVFAASPWGAALAVFAAGFCVSGSQVGANALSAAFYPTECRTTGVSWANGIGRGGSVVGSMAGGAMLAMGVPLSTAFAVVAVPCVIAGMAVLALGVVRADSTRVTAAKAMAGKQA from the coding sequence ATGGCCGATACGCTGTCCATCGACGTCAGCGAATGGATCGACCGGCATCGCGTGGCGCCGTTTCAGGCCGCGATCGTCGTCCTGTGCTTTCTGATCGTCGCGATCGACGGTTTCGATACCGCATCGATCGGGTTCATCGCCCCCGTCATCCGCGCGGAATGGGGGCTGTCGCCCGCGCAGCTCGCACCGGTGTTCGGCGCGGGGCTCGCCGGGTTGATGGCCGGCGCGCTCGTGTTCGGGCCGTTCGGCGACCGGTTCGGCCGCAAGCGGCTGCTGCTCGCCTGCGTGGCGTGCTTCGGCATCGCGAGCGCCGCGTCGGCGAGCGCGGGCGGCCTGACCGAGCTGATCGCGTGGCGCTTCGTGACCGGGCTCGGGCTCGGTGGCGCGATGCCCAATGCGATCACGCTCACGTCCGAATACTGCCCGGCGCGGCGCCGTTCGCTGCTGGTGACGACGATGTTCTGCGGCTTCACGATCGGCTCCGCGCTCGGCGGGCTCGCGGCTGCGTCGTTGATCGAACACCACGGCTGGCGCGCGGTGCTCGTCGTCGGCGGGGCCGCGCCGTTGTTGCTGCTGCCGGTGCTCGCGTGGCGGCTGCCGGAATCGGTGCGCTATCTCGTCAACGCAGGTGCGGCGCGCGAACGGATCGCGGCGATGCTGGGGCGCATCGCACCCGATCCGCATCTTGCGAACGCTTCGTTCATCGCGCCCGACGGCAAGCCGGCCGGGTCGCCGCTTGGCCGCCTGTTCGGTGCCGACCTGCTGCGCGGCACGCTGCTGCTGTGGCTCACGTTCTTCATGAGCCTGCTCGTGATCTACCTGCTGTCGAGCTGGCTGCCGACGCTGCTGCGCACGACCGGCGCGACGCTGCAGACGGCCGCACGCGTCACCGCGATGTTCCAGATCGGCGGCACGCTCGGCGCGATCGTCCTCGGCGGCTTGATGGACCGTTTCGATCCGCATCGTGTACTGGCCTGCAGCTATGCGGCGGCCGGTGTGTTCGTCGCCGCGATCGGCGTGTTTGCCGCATCGCCGTGGGGCGCCGCGCTCGCCGTGTTCGCGGCCGGCTTTTGCGTGTCGGGTTCTCAGGTCGGCGCGAACGCGTTGTCGGCCGCGTTCTATCCGACCGAGTGCCGCACCACCGGCGTGAGCTGGGCGAACGGGATCGGCCGTGGCGGCTCGGTCGTCGGATCGATGGCGGGCGGCGCGATGCTCGCGATGGGCGTGCCGTTGTCGACAGCGTTCGCCGTCGTCGCGGTGCCGTGCGTGATCGCGGGGATGGCGGTGCTGGCGCTCGGTGTGGTTCGCGCCGATTCGACGCGCGTAACTGCCGCGAAGGCGATGGCGGGCAAGCAGGCCTGA
- a CDS encoding DUF6691 family protein yields MQAGFAFLAGLLFGTGLIVSGMANPQKVLGFLDLAGRWDPSLAFVMAGATGVAVFAFAWAKRRTRTWLGLPMQLPAVRAITVRLVAGSAVFGIGWGIAGFCPGPAIVSIGFGSAKGIVFVVAMLVGMAVFEWVERRRSVR; encoded by the coding sequence ATGCAGGCAGGATTCGCGTTTCTGGCGGGGCTGCTGTTCGGCACCGGCCTCATCGTGTCGGGCATGGCCAATCCGCAGAAGGTGCTCGGTTTTCTCGACCTGGCGGGCCGCTGGGATCCGTCGCTCGCGTTCGTGATGGCCGGTGCGACGGGCGTGGCCGTGTTCGCGTTCGCCTGGGCGAAGCGCCGGACGCGGACGTGGCTCGGCTTGCCGATGCAGTTGCCGGCCGTGCGTGCGATCACCGTGCGGCTGGTTGCCGGAAGTGCGGTGTTCGGCATCGGCTGGGGGATCGCCGGGTTCTGCCCGGGGCCCGCGATCGTGTCGATCGGCTTCGGGTCGGCGAAGGGGATCGTGTTCGTCGTCGCGATGCTGGTAGGGATGGCGGTGTTCGAGTGGGTCGAGCGGCGCAGGAGTGTGCGGTGA
- a CDS encoding 3-hydroxybenzoate 6-monooxygenase, translating to MGETQHNGRRVLVIGGGIGGLATALALARQGIRVKLLEQADRIGEIGAGIQLAANAFNALDALGVGEAARGRAVFTDWLQLMDAVDAREVARVDTGAAYRERFGNPYAVIHRADIHLSIYEAVKDHPLIEFRTSTQVCGFEQDGNGVTVTDQHGERYRADAVIGCDGVKSAIRQALIGDAHRVTGHVVYRAVVDVDNMPQDLQINAPVVWAGPHCHLVHYPLRGGRQYNLVVTFHSREQETWGVREGSKEEVLSYFDGVHPLPKQMLDRPTSWKRWATADRDPVERWSEGRATVLGDAAHPMTQYIAQGACQALEDAVTLGAAVARTDVDFEAAFALYERVRIPRTARVLYSAREMGRIYHAKGVERQVRNGLWVGRTQAQFYDALDWLHGWRAEDCLKSVA from the coding sequence ATGGGCGAGACACAACACAACGGCCGGCGCGTGCTGGTGATCGGCGGCGGCATCGGCGGGCTCGCGACGGCGCTCGCGCTCGCGCGCCAGGGCATCCGCGTGAAGCTGCTCGAACAGGCCGACCGGATCGGCGAGATCGGCGCGGGGATCCAGCTCGCGGCGAACGCATTCAACGCGCTCGACGCGCTGGGTGTCGGCGAGGCCGCGCGCGGCCGGGCGGTGTTCACCGACTGGCTGCAACTGATGGATGCGGTCGATGCGCGCGAGGTGGCGCGCGTCGATACGGGCGCCGCGTACCGCGAGCGCTTCGGCAATCCGTATGCGGTGATTCATCGCGCGGACATTCACCTGTCGATCTACGAGGCGGTCAAGGATCATCCGCTGATCGAATTCCGGACGAGCACGCAGGTGTGCGGCTTCGAGCAGGACGGCAACGGCGTGACCGTGACCGACCAGCACGGCGAACGTTATCGCGCCGATGCGGTGATCGGCTGCGACGGCGTGAAATCCGCGATCCGTCAAGCGCTGATCGGCGACGCGCATCGCGTGACGGGCCACGTCGTGTATCGCGCGGTGGTCGACGTCGACAACATGCCGCAGGACCTGCAGATCAATGCGCCGGTCGTGTGGGCAGGCCCGCATTGCCATCTCGTTCACTACCCGCTGCGCGGCGGGCGGCAGTACAACCTCGTCGTCACGTTCCACAGCCGCGAGCAGGAAACCTGGGGCGTGCGCGAGGGCAGCAAGGAAGAAGTGCTGTCGTACTTCGACGGCGTCCATCCGCTGCCGAAGCAGATGCTCGACCGGCCGACGTCGTGGAAGCGCTGGGCGACCGCCGATCGCGATCCGGTCGAACGCTGGAGCGAAGGCCGCGCGACGGTGCTCGGCGACGCCGCGCATCCGATGACGCAATACATCGCGCAGGGCGCGTGCCAGGCGCTCGAGGACGCGGTGACGCTCGGTGCGGCCGTCGCCCGGACCGATGTCGACTTCGAGGCCGCGTTCGCGCTGTATGAACGTGTGCGGATTCCGCGCACCGCGCGCGTGCTGTATTCGGCGCGCGAGATGGGGCGGATCTATCACGCTAAGGGCGTCGAGCGGCAGGTGCGCAACGGCCTCTGGGTCGGCCGCACGCAGGCGCAGTTCTACGACGCGCTCGACTGGCTGCACGGCTGGCGCGCGGAGGATTGCCTGAAGTCCGTCGCGTAA
- a CDS encoding ArsR/SmtB family transcription factor, which produces MNDDLSTGLPEPDPMRAAAESACALLKVMSNPDRLLLLCELSQGERCVSDLETALDIRQPTLSQQLGVLRDNALVRTRREGKNIHYSLDSPAAIAVMGVLYEQFCGPAAKGRRDAA; this is translated from the coding sequence ATGAACGACGATCTTTCCACCGGGTTGCCGGAACCCGACCCGATGCGTGCGGCTGCCGAATCGGCCTGCGCGCTGCTCAAGGTGATGTCGAATCCCGACCGGCTGCTGCTGCTCTGCGAACTGTCGCAAGGCGAGCGGTGCGTCAGCGATCTCGAGACGGCGCTGGATATCCGCCAGCCGACCCTGTCGCAGCAGCTCGGCGTGTTGCGGGACAACGCGCTGGTTCGCACGCGCCGCGAGGGCAAGAACATCCACTATTCGCTCGACAGCCCGGCCGCGATCGCGGTGATGGGCGTGTTGTACGAACAGTTCTGCGGCCCGGCCGCGAAGGGGCGGCGCGATGCAGCTTGA
- a CDS encoding YeeE/YedE family protein: MQLDALHFTPWLSLAGGVLIGLAAAWLVAFNGRIAGISGIVGGLLTARAGERDWRAAFVAGLIAAPLVMYVAGNRMTPLVDAGWVELVAAGLLVGVGTRYAGGCTSGHGVCGMSRGALRSVVATVVFMVAGFATVFVRRHVLGG; this comes from the coding sequence ATGCAGCTTGATGCGCTTCATTTCACGCCGTGGCTGTCGCTGGCCGGCGGCGTCCTGATCGGGCTCGCGGCCGCGTGGCTCGTCGCGTTCAACGGCCGGATTGCCGGCATCAGCGGCATCGTCGGCGGTCTGCTCACGGCACGCGCGGGCGAGCGCGACTGGCGCGCTGCGTTCGTCGCCGGGCTGATCGCCGCGCCGCTTGTGATGTACGTCGCAGGGAATCGTATGACGCCGCTTGTCGATGCAGGCTGGGTCGAACTGGTGGCGGCCGGGCTGCTGGTCGGCGTCGGCACGCGCTATGCGGGCGGTTGCACGAGCGGCCACGGCGTGTGCGGGATGTCGCGCGGTGCGTTGCGCTCGGTGGTCGCGACGGTAGTCTTCATGGTCGCAGGCTTCGCGACCGTCTTCGTGCGACGGCACGTGCTGGGAGGCTGA